A section of the Dermacoccus nishinomiyaensis genome encodes:
- a CDS encoding MGMT family protein, translating into MTGGARDELSESVAEVVADVPPGRVTTYGAVAAVVGTGARQVGRILADGRPGWPWWRVTNARGLLPEALRAQAFEQYEAEGTPTRGEGVDLRRAGWVPPF; encoded by the coding sequence ATGACGGGCGGGGCGCGCGACGAACTGAGCGAATCGGTCGCCGAGGTCGTCGCCGACGTGCCGCCGGGGCGCGTGACGACGTACGGTGCCGTCGCCGCGGTCGTCGGCACGGGCGCACGTCAGGTGGGGCGCATCCTCGCGGACGGTCGGCCGGGGTGGCCGTGGTGGCGGGTGACGAACGCGCGGGGGCTGTTGCCGGAGGCGCTGAGGGCGCAGGCGTTCGAGCAGTACGAGGCGGAGGGGACGCCGACGCGAGGTGAGGGAGTCGACCTGCGTCGGGCTGGTTGGGTGCCTCCGTTCTGA
- a CDS encoding HesA/MoeB/ThiF family protein: MRDARPDDPGARRYARHHSLAGFGVTGQRRLAAARVLVVGAGGLGSPVISSLAGCGVGHLVVMDPDVVEISNLPRQLIHTEAAIGTAKVTSVQRAVAAQNSGVEVSALPERLSVTRALELVAEVDVVVDCTDSIEARYVLNDACVLLGVPLVWASIAQYAGQFGVVEPAVGPCYRCVFPDPQAVAGLATCEEAGVLGVLPGVLGAMQAVEVIKLCSGIGAPARDAIRLYDALGATMATLPVARDPECGVCGLEAGYFEGVAGLEGVDAPPGFADFGGSGGFGGLGAAGGPGADGRAAASGAVAEIGPQEWPDAGFVLVDVRNPDEVEAAPLPPWMTVGADETFVEPWAGGWNETTRASVHARVGERDVVLVCARGARSRAAAGVLGASASAIEHAAASGREAASGQDVTPGDDAAADGSSRRSGRILSVRGGLAAAS; the protein is encoded by the coding sequence GTGCGAGACGCCCGGCCCGACGATCCCGGCGCCCGACGATACGCGCGCCACCACTCGCTGGCCGGCTTCGGGGTGACCGGGCAGCGACGGTTGGCAGCGGCGCGGGTGCTCGTCGTGGGCGCCGGCGGGCTCGGCTCACCCGTCATCTCCTCGCTCGCCGGCTGCGGCGTCGGGCACCTCGTCGTCATGGATCCGGACGTCGTGGAGATCTCCAACCTGCCGCGTCAGCTCATCCACACCGAAGCCGCGATCGGCACGGCGAAGGTGACGTCGGTGCAGCGCGCCGTCGCGGCGCAGAACAGTGGTGTCGAGGTGAGTGCGCTGCCCGAGCGCCTCAGCGTGACGCGGGCGCTCGAACTCGTCGCCGAGGTCGACGTCGTCGTCGACTGCACCGACAGCATCGAGGCTCGCTACGTGCTCAACGACGCCTGCGTGCTGCTCGGCGTACCGCTCGTGTGGGCGTCGATCGCGCAGTATGCAGGGCAGTTCGGCGTCGTCGAGCCCGCAGTCGGGCCGTGCTATCGGTGCGTCTTCCCCGATCCGCAGGCCGTCGCCGGGCTCGCGACGTGCGAGGAGGCGGGGGTGCTCGGCGTGCTGCCGGGCGTGCTCGGCGCGATGCAGGCCGTCGAGGTGATCAAGCTGTGCTCCGGCATCGGCGCTCCGGCGCGCGATGCGATCCGGTTGTACGACGCCCTCGGCGCGACGATGGCGACGCTGCCCGTCGCGCGCGACCCCGAGTGTGGCGTCTGTGGGCTCGAAGCGGGGTACTTCGAGGGGGTTGCCGGCCTCGAGGGGGTGGATGCGCCTCCAGGGTTCGCTGATTTCGGTGGATCTGGTGGTTTTGGTGGTCTCGGTGCGGCGGGTGGCCCTGGGGCCGACGGGCGCGCGGCGGCGTCAGGCGCGGTGGCCGAGATCGGGCCGCAGGAGTGGCCGGACGCGGGGTTCGTCCTCGTCGACGTGCGCAATCCCGATGAGGTCGAGGCGGCGCCGTTGCCCCCATGGATGACGGTGGGCGCCGACGAGACGTTCGTCGAACCCTGGGCCGGCGGCTGGAACGAGACGACGCGAGCGTCCGTGCACGCGCGGGTGGGGGAGCGCGACGTCGTGCTCGTCTGTGCGCGCGGTGCGCGTTCGCGTGCGGCCGCGGGGGTGCTGGGTGCGAGTGCGAGTGCGATAGAGCATGCTGCTGCGTCGGGCCGGGAGGCGGCCTCTGGTCAGGATGTGACGCCGGGCGATGATGCGGCGGCTGATGGATCGTCGAGGCGCTCGGGTCGCATCCTGAGTGTGCGTGGGGGCCTGGCGGCGGCGTCATGA
- a CDS encoding TetR/AcrR family transcriptional regulator yields the protein MTHVDDSTKRGRLPRSARRAQLMEAAQSVFVESGYHSAAMDEIAERAHVSKPVLYQHFPGKLDLYLALLEQHTREVPLLVREAIESTSDNSQRVAAAIGAFFAFVEREDAGFRLVFESDLTNEPAVSEKVERMLTETAAEVAKVVQEDTELPTEQATLVAVALVGMSQVVARYWITTGSPIPRAEAARIVGLLGWRGLGGFPKTGGDEIER from the coding sequence ATGACCCACGTGGACGATTCGACCAAACGCGGACGCCTCCCCCGATCGGCGCGGCGAGCCCAACTCATGGAGGCGGCGCAGTCCGTCTTCGTCGAATCCGGCTACCACAGTGCGGCGATGGACGAGATCGCGGAGCGCGCCCACGTCAGCAAGCCGGTGCTCTACCAGCACTTTCCCGGCAAGCTCGACCTGTACCTGGCGCTGCTCGAGCAGCACACGCGTGAGGTGCCGCTCCTCGTGCGCGAGGCCATCGAGTCGACGTCCGACAACAGCCAGCGCGTCGCCGCGGCGATCGGCGCGTTCTTCGCCTTCGTCGAGCGCGAGGACGCGGGTTTCCGCCTCGTCTTCGAATCGGATCTGACGAACGAGCCCGCCGTCAGCGAGAAGGTCGAACGCATGCTGACGGAGACCGCGGCCGAGGTCGCCAAGGTCGTGCAGGAGGACACGGAGCTTCCGACGGAGCAGGCGACGCTCGTCGCCGTCGCCCTCGTCGGCATGTCGCAGGTCGTCGCGCGCTACTGGATCACGACGGGTTCGCCGATCCCCCGCGCGGAGGCCGCACGCATCGTCGGTCTGCTGGGCTGGCGCGGCCTCGGCGGGTTCCCGAAGACCGGCGGGGATGAAATCGAGCGCTGA
- a CDS encoding DUF3107 domain-containing protein: protein MEVRIGVQNVAREVVIDSHENADAVREHVRAALDSGTPLTLSDERGHSVTVPASAIGYVDIAAEQKGRVGFGG from the coding sequence ATGGAGGTTCGAATCGGCGTCCAGAACGTCGCCCGCGAGGTCGTCATCGACTCGCACGAGAACGCCGACGCGGTGCGCGAGCACGTGCGCGCGGCTCTCGACAGCGGCACCCCGCTCACGCTGAGTGACGAGCGCGGCCACAGCGTCACCGTGCCGGCTTCCGCCATCGGCTACGTCGACATCGCGGCGGAGCAGAAGGGCCGCGTCGGCTTCGGCGGCTGA